A stretch of Pseudomonadota bacterium DNA encodes these proteins:
- a CDS encoding methyltransferase domain-containing protein — MRALTPLDATKPIAQIEQHVVQQLLSPAAWAQYLKGDVGHNELRPFIQELKRLSDAYTQHSVGTKLPQLIKSELSAQAYALYYLAINAAKMLHLTPHITSNKKTLRVLDFGSGPGTASLALLASLKQPLNITCVESSQPMRAVAKKLLSSWNAGKSLADLSFVSHLPTSNTASYDVIVAANALAELSEAESQALITHLTSLVAPDGFLILLEPGQQLHSRRLMRFRDGLAKTSPKLTPLFPCTRADICPMLKASETDWCHSTIEWAQPKLSRQLDAMLSFNKHRIKFCAFVFQHGGQLRPGMRVITPPFKMLRGTAVTLCGEGLYSVVLIKKGQRSEGTRALEKAAVHDRLLFSQRPTKELPKSIMITPLPL; from the coding sequence ATGCGAGCTCTCACCCCCCTCGACGCCACAAAGCCAATCGCACAGATAGAGCAGCATGTTGTGCAGCAACTGCTCTCCCCCGCAGCCTGGGCGCAATACCTCAAGGGCGATGTCGGTCATAATGAGTTGCGCCCCTTTATACAGGAGCTAAAGCGACTTTCCGACGCTTACACACAACATTCGGTTGGAACTAAATTACCGCAACTAATTAAGAGCGAGCTCTCAGCTCAGGCCTATGCGCTGTATTATCTGGCAATTAACGCTGCCAAGATGCTGCACCTGACGCCGCATATCACATCAAATAAAAAGACCCTCCGAGTTCTTGATTTCGGCAGCGGACCTGGGACAGCTTCGCTCGCCCTACTAGCGAGCCTTAAGCAGCCACTTAATATTACCTGCGTTGAGAGCTCTCAGCCGATGCGTGCCGTAGCAAAAAAACTACTAAGCTCCTGGAATGCTGGCAAATCGCTTGCAGATCTCTCCTTCGTATCACACCTACCAACTTCAAATACCGCCTCTTACGACGTTATAGTCGCTGCCAATGCGTTGGCTGAACTTAGCGAGGCAGAAAGCCAGGCGTTAATCACCCATCTAACCTCACTGGTCGCACCGGATGGGTTTCTAATCCTACTTGAGCCTGGACAACAGCTACACTCACGGCGCTTAATGAGGTTCCGGGATGGTCTCGCCAAGACTAGCCCTAAACTGACGCCCCTCTTTCCATGTACCCGTGCAGATATCTGCCCGATGCTTAAAGCTTCAGAAACCGACTGGTGCCACAGCACTATTGAGTGGGCACAGCCCAAGCTGAGTCGACAACTCGATGCCATGCTAAGTTTTAATAAACACAGGATAAAGTTCTGCGCTTTTGTGTTCCAGCACGGTGGGCAGTTACGACCTGGAATGCGTGTTATTACACCCCCCTTTAAAATGCTACGTGGAACTGCAGTGACGTTATGCGGAGAGGGGCTCTACTCCGTTGTCCTAATCAAAAAGGGTCAGCGCTCAGAGGGCACCCGCGCGCTGGAAAAAGCAGCGGTACACGATCGACTCCTCTTTTCACAGCGCCCTACTAAAGAGTTGCCGAAGTCTATTATGATAACGCCTCTTCCACTTTAG
- the mreD gene encoding rod shape-determining protein MreD has protein sequence MKIGILILIGLCALMAQGVLVQLGLPAYATPQLLLLVVVYLSFSDISVQGSLAAFLLGVMLDLSTAILVGPWAGAFIVVYGGLVLLSQRLFIESGIVACFVSFFATIVSGAFYTLLSQQGDILVWSHAAQLFGQACATAIVAPFVISSLSHRFKRRSASLPGRMSQPTAI, from the coding sequence GTGAAGATAGGAATATTGATACTGATCGGTCTGTGCGCGCTTATGGCGCAGGGCGTATTGGTGCAGCTTGGACTGCCTGCATATGCAACGCCACAATTGTTATTGCTCGTAGTTGTTTACCTCTCATTCTCTGATATTAGCGTACAGGGGAGCCTGGCGGCTTTTCTTTTGGGGGTTATGCTGGATCTCTCTACCGCGATACTTGTAGGGCCGTGGGCCGGAGCTTTTATTGTTGTTTATGGCGGTCTGGTGCTGCTCTCTCAGCGGCTCTTCATCGAATCTGGAATTGTCGCATGTTTCGTCTCGTTTTTCGCGACGATCGTATCAGGAGCCTTCTATACGCTGCTTAGTCAGCAGGGAGATATTCTTGTATGGAGCCATGCGGCACAACTTTTCGGGCAGGCGTGTGCTACGGCAATTGTCGCACCCTTTGTTATTTCATCCCTTTCTCATCGTTTCAAACGGCGCAGCGCATCCCTACCAGGGCGTATGTCACAGCCCACTGCTATTTGA
- a CDS encoding rod shape-determining protein: protein MIFDYLFGLFSNDLAIDLGTANTLIYQKGRGVVCNEPSVVAVRNDGSKGKRRVVAVGSEAKLMLGRTPGSITAIRPMKDGVIADFEMAEEMLRHLIRKVHNRRTLVRPRIIICVPHGITEVEKRAVRESAESAGAREVYLIEEPMAAAIGAGLPITEACGSMILDIGGGTTEIAIISLKGIVYSRSVRVGGDKMDEAIANFVRRRHNVLIGDRTAEQIKIAIGNAFPSNEELHVEVKGRDLLQGIPKAVMVSESEVREALIEPINQIVEVVKIALEKCPPELSSDIIDRGIAMAGGGALLRNLDKLITQQTGILTTVVQDPLSAVVIGSGAVLDQFDVLKDVVIQ, encoded by the coding sequence ATGATCTTTGATTACCTGTTCGGTCTGTTCTCTAACGATCTAGCGATCGATCTCGGAACTGCCAACACTCTCATCTACCAGAAGGGGCGCGGTGTTGTATGTAATGAGCCATCGGTGGTTGCGGTACGCAATGATGGGAGCAAGGGAAAGAGAAGGGTTGTTGCTGTTGGTAGTGAGGCCAAGCTGATGCTCGGGCGCACGCCGGGCTCAATCACCGCTATTCGTCCGATGAAGGATGGTGTCATAGCAGACTTTGAGATGGCTGAAGAGATGCTGCGCCATTTGATTCGCAAGGTCCATAATCGCCGCACATTGGTACGGCCGAGGATTATTATCTGCGTTCCGCACGGGATTACAGAGGTTGAGAAACGCGCGGTTCGTGAATCCGCAGAATCGGCAGGAGCGCGTGAGGTCTATCTGATCGAGGAGCCGATGGCAGCAGCTATAGGGGCTGGGCTACCTATCACCGAGGCGTGTGGTAGCATGATCCTAGACATCGGTGGTGGAACAACTGAGATCGCTATTATATCGCTCAAAGGAATAGTGTACTCCCGTTCGGTACGGGTTGGAGGGGACAAGATGGACGAAGCGATAGCAAACTTCGTGCGTCGTCGTCACAACGTTCTGATCGGAGATCGTACCGCAGAGCAGATTAAGATTGCGATTGGTAACGCCTTCCCATCAAATGAGGAGCTACATGTGGAGGTTAAGGGTAGGGATCTTCTACAAGGTATTCCCAAGGCCGTGATGGTCTCCGAGTCCGAGGTCAGAGAGGCGCTGATTGAACCGATCAACCAGATCGTTGAGGTGGTAAAGATCGCACTGGAGAAGTGCCCGCCAGAGTTGTCCTCAGATATAATAGATCGTGGTATTGCTATGGCTGGTGGGGGAGCCTTATTGAGAAATCTCGATAAGCTAATTACGCAACAAACAGGGATACTGACCACCGTCGTTCAGGATCCACTTTCTGCTGTTGTAATCGGATCGGGAGCTGTGTTGGATCAATTTGATGTGCTTAAGGATGTTGTGATCCAGTAG
- a CDS encoding HAD-IIIA family hydrolase, with protein sequence MQGKIVTREELVRLREELRSAGKRVGFTSGVFDIVHPGHVEYLEQARSQVDVLLVGLNSDSSVKANKGETRPIVPQRARAEVVAGLQAVDYVFIFSERNNNLNIELIKPDVYLKAGDYSPNQLTSKQIVESYGGEVKLVPFRAGHSTTEIIEKISLMAQSEEGQQIFYERRPAIFVDRDGTINEHVEYLSDPKLFREIPGGLAALARLRGLGYRIIVVTNQPGIGLGYFSREDLFAVNREMLKQASQAGCAIDKIYFCSHSKADNCECRKPSPYFLKRAEQELNIDLSKSFMIGDMSPDIQFGKNGGCRTVLVKTGRGGEDGICQVAPDYEAPNLAEAAAWIEKQGAVVTGPYGGAVKKEPNLGDNSLTVSDRLATTIGYDFNTLLGSILGCAALIGQKTSGRDGVSSVDDVLEILRKATNRGLALSKKLLSSARNNEFTRARKSLLSCVNAVVELVSSTRRGECQIEVLCPQDVEVKIADFTVVQMLLELCENSLDAMQALPERFILFHIDRVQLADDANLLGLAPGIYGRVSIVDHGEGINDDPRMVAVQPSFSTNTRELQGGLGRSMLMAQNVMKRHGGTLVLASRREAGTNIALYFPVVAE encoded by the coding sequence ATGCAGGGAAAAATAGTTACTAGAGAAGAGCTAGTTAGGCTTCGTGAGGAGCTTCGGTCGGCTGGAAAGCGGGTCGGGTTTACCTCTGGGGTGTTCGATATAGTTCATCCTGGACACGTTGAATACTTAGAGCAAGCACGCTCACAGGTTGACGTACTACTGGTTGGACTCAATTCAGACAGCTCAGTTAAAGCCAATAAAGGGGAGACCCGTCCGATCGTCCCACAACGTGCACGCGCCGAGGTCGTAGCTGGCTTACAGGCGGTAGACTACGTATTTATCTTTAGTGAGCGCAATAACAACCTAAATATCGAACTCATTAAACCGGACGTATACCTTAAGGCGGGCGATTATTCACCCAATCAACTGACGTCGAAACAGATCGTGGAATCTTACGGTGGAGAGGTCAAGCTAGTACCCTTTAGAGCGGGACACTCTACGACCGAAATCATAGAGAAGATCTCCCTGATGGCTCAGAGCGAGGAGGGGCAGCAGATCTTTTACGAACGACGCCCGGCCATCTTCGTTGATCGGGATGGTACCATTAATGAGCACGTTGAATACTTAAGCGACCCCAAGCTCTTTCGCGAGATCCCTGGAGGGTTAGCGGCGCTTGCGAGGCTACGAGGGCTTGGTTACAGGATAATAGTTGTCACGAACCAACCTGGTATTGGGCTTGGATACTTTTCGCGAGAGGATCTATTTGCAGTTAATAGAGAGATGCTGAAACAGGCATCCCAGGCCGGCTGTGCTATCGATAAGATCTACTTCTGTTCGCACTCAAAGGCGGATAACTGTGAGTGTAGAAAACCGTCGCCGTATTTTCTTAAGCGCGCAGAGCAGGAGCTAAATATCGATCTATCAAAAAGCTTTATGATCGGAGATATGAGCCCCGACATTCAGTTTGGAAAGAACGGAGGATGTCGCACCGTACTCGTTAAGACTGGGCGAGGAGGTGAGGACGGCATTTGTCAGGTAGCGCCGGATTACGAAGCGCCTAACTTGGCCGAAGCGGCTGCGTGGATCGAAAAGCAGGGGGCCGTAGTGACAGGGCCCTACGGCGGTGCAGTAAAAAAAGAGCCGAATCTGGGTGATAACTCCCTTACAGTAAGCGACAGGCTAGCGACAACGATCGGATATGATTTTAATACGCTACTCGGCTCCATCTTGGGGTGTGCAGCGCTGATCGGACAAAAAACCTCGGGGCGTGATGGGGTTTCTAGCGTCGATGATGTTTTGGAGATCCTGCGCAAGGCAACCAATCGTGGACTAGCACTCTCAAAGAAGCTACTCAGCAGCGCCCGCAATAACGAATTTACTCGTGCCCGTAAGTCGCTCTTGTCATGTGTTAACGCAGTCGTTGAGTTGGTTTCGAGTACGCGCAGGGGGGAGTGCCAGATTGAGGTGCTCTGTCCTCAGGATGTAGAGGTTAAGATAGCGGATTTTACGGTAGTTCAGATGTTACTTGAGCTATGTGAGAACTCTTTAGATGCCATGCAGGCCCTGCCGGAGCGTTTTATCCTCTTCCACATTGATCGTGTGCAGCTTGCAGATGATGCCAACCTTCTAGGTCTCGCCCCCGGTATATATGGGAGGGTCAGCATCGTCGATCACGGGGAGGGCATTAATGACGATCCGCGCATGGTTGCCGTGCAGCCATCCTTCTCCACAAATACCAGAGAGCTGCAAGGGGGACTCGGGCGCAGTATGTTGATGGCGCAGAATGTAATGAAGAGGCACGGGGGTACTTTGGTGCTGGCTTCACGCCGAGAGGCAGGAACTAATATTGCGCTCTATTTTCCTGTCGTAGCTGAGTAA
- a CDS encoding polymer-forming cytoskeletal protein — translation MVWPLKKRTLTAAHEVSPSVETISSLGTTLSTGLPENLDALSASSARSSRSVATASIPGAYVVPSGYRIKGAIFTTRPVVVHGELSGPEVRTSQLFVTPGGQLSAPATVDRAVIGGLVAAPLVARDVVEVLAGGLISARLESRSLKVLPGGVISGVELSVGA, via the coding sequence ATGGTTTGGCCACTTAAAAAACGCACCCTTACTGCAGCACACGAAGTTAGCCCATCTGTAGAGACTATCTCGTCGCTGGGCACAACTCTCTCAACCGGACTACCTGAAAACCTGGACGCTCTCAGCGCCAGTTCGGCTAGGAGCTCGCGGAGCGTAGCTACCGCTTCAATCCCCGGTGCTTATGTTGTTCCAAGTGGTTATCGGATTAAGGGTGCTATATTTACTACAAGGCCGGTGGTGGTTCACGGCGAACTCTCAGGGCCAGAGGTGCGCACGTCCCAACTCTTCGTGACCCCTGGAGGACAGCTTAGCGCGCCAGCCACGGTAGATCGTGCAGTTATTGGCGGACTCGTTGCGGCACCACTGGTCGCGCGTGATGTGGTGGAGGTGCTTGCTGGGGGCCTCATTAGCGCTAGGCTTGAATCCCGTAGCCTAAAGGTGCTGCCAGGTGGAGTTATCTCCGGAGTAGAGCTCTCAGTTGGGGCGTGA
- a CDS encoding penicillin-binding transpeptidase domain-containing protein, producing MMRQQPNGYHWSQKQLWLVALSVTALLAIVLMPSPRSSDTATAADPVASEEISAISSEPMIVSRGSQPTTLDNGELLALKRQDLAVGRIYPPPHLKQISISAGTEGALTLSQRPILDGRIGEHYANITENNNYVFYTVDPELQEFVSDVVAEAQANHVAVVAMNPRTGAILAIAGKSKTIPNIEYHADFPAASLFKVVTAAAAIEQAGIAPTSLIPFRGGTYTLNEYNYLPDSRRDRRVMSVGEALGRSCNPVFGHLGSRYLNGSILSMYARRFSFNQPLGFEAPLGVSLASIPQDNLYEISRTAAGFGEVRISPIHAATIASGIAHGGLLPRPHIVDKIVSPDGLVLHRNTPDSLNRAVEPATARDLLKMMEFTTTVGTSRREFMRGSRATLGNLSVAAKTGTLKGTNPIGLNNWFIGAAPINDPQLAVAVITVDPRYASKASHLGRLIFQRFFNITPLEPVVVKKSTARSSGKYKVSAKKSRTIKKQRK from the coding sequence ATGATGCGGCAACAACCAAACGGCTACCATTGGTCACAAAAACAGCTCTGGCTCGTGGCCCTAAGCGTTACTGCCCTCTTAGCCATAGTCCTTATGCCGAGCCCCCGCAGCAGCGATACCGCCACTGCAGCCGACCCGGTAGCGTCTGAGGAGATCTCAGCGATCTCCTCAGAGCCCATGATCGTTAGCCGCGGATCTCAACCAACCACCCTCGATAACGGAGAGCTACTGGCGTTGAAGCGCCAGGATCTTGCTGTTGGTAGGATATATCCACCGCCACACCTTAAGCAGATCTCTATCTCTGCAGGTACAGAGGGCGCACTAACCCTCTCCCAGCGCCCGATCCTAGATGGCCGGATCGGAGAGCATTACGCAAACATCACGGAGAACAACAACTATGTTTTCTATACCGTAGATCCGGAGCTACAGGAGTTTGTAAGCGATGTTGTAGCTGAGGCCCAAGCGAATCACGTAGCGGTTGTGGCGATGAATCCACGCACCGGTGCTATCCTTGCTATCGCTGGCAAGTCTAAAACGATCCCCAACATAGAGTACCACGCTGACTTTCCCGCAGCTTCGCTCTTTAAGGTAGTAACGGCAGCAGCAGCCATTGAGCAGGCCGGCATCGCCCCTACTTCGCTCATCCCGTTTCGTGGCGGCACATACACGCTCAACGAATATAACTACCTCCCCGATTCACGACGAGACCGCCGTGTAATGAGCGTCGGCGAGGCCCTCGGACGCTCCTGTAATCCGGTCTTCGGCCACCTTGGGTCGCGCTATTTAAACGGCTCTATCCTTTCGATGTATGCGCGCCGATTCAGCTTCAACCAGCCGCTTGGATTTGAAGCCCCGCTCGGTGTTAGTTTGGCATCTATTCCACAGGATAATCTTTACGAGATCAGCAGAACTGCGGCGGGCTTTGGCGAGGTTAGAATCAGCCCGATCCATGCAGCAACAATAGCATCTGGGATTGCTCACGGCGGGCTCCTGCCCCGTCCGCATATAGTTGATAAGATCGTATCACCGGATGGACTGGTGCTGCATAGAAACACCCCCGATAGCCTTAACAGGGCCGTAGAGCCTGCAACAGCCCGGGACCTACTGAAGATGATGGAGTTTACAACAACCGTTGGGACCAGTCGGCGAGAATTTATGCGAGGCTCACGCGCCACCCTTGGAAACTTGAGCGTTGCAGCAAAGACCGGCACCCTTAAAGGCACCAACCCAATCGGTCTTAATAACTGGTTTATCGGCGCTGCTCCAATCAACGATCCACAACTGGCGGTGGCGGTTATTACGGTCGATCCCCGTTACGCTTCAAAGGCCTCACACCTCGGAAGATTGATCTTTCAGAGGTTCTTTAACATTACCCCACTTGAGCCGGTCGTTGTTAAAAAAAGTACTGCCCGCTCCTCAGGTAAATACAAAGTGAGCGCTAAGAAAAGCAGGACAATCAAGAAGCAGCGCAAGTAA
- the rplS gene encoding 50S ribosomal protein L19, with amino-acid sequence MSAGEETATTTATSTKKNTKITLDGAIRSISSSYIKSDLPKFKSGDSVRVHAKIVEGTKERIQVFEGVVLKRSKGEHPDASFTVRKISYNIGVERTFPLHSPRIEKIEVVTRARVRRARLFYIRPLRGKATRIKTLYTAATSGGPQAS; translated from the coding sequence ATGTCCGCCGGCGAAGAGACCGCTACTACTACTGCTACTTCTACCAAGAAGAATACTAAGATAACCCTTGATGGTGCGATCAGATCGATCAGCAGCTCATACATCAAGTCGGACCTTCCGAAATTCAAGAGCGGGGACTCCGTTAGAGTTCATGCCAAGATCGTCGAGGGCACTAAGGAGCGTATCCAGGTGTTCGAGGGTGTGGTTTTAAAGCGTTCTAAAGGCGAGCATCCAGATGCATCGTTCACAGTACGCAAGATTTCATACAACATCGGGGTAGAGAGAACATTTCCATTGCACAGCCCACGCATCGAAAAGATCGAGGTAGTTACTCGTGCGCGAGTTCGTAGGGCTCGACTCTTCTACATCAGACCTCTACGGGGCAAGGCGACACGCATAAAGACCCTTTACACTGCTGCTACTAGTGGTGGACCACAGGCTAGCTAG
- a CDS encoding LOG family protein yields MSNSNKNKSPKKVNKPAAKSSTLRTAARPTPRVPGSGRAGKGSRSERRKHLDERLRLLYQRALLIENELKKLDENRFYRACIFGSARIKPDTKQYIDVFELARYLGWEGIDVLTGGGPGLMEAANMGARLGCEEKKTKSLSYGLSIQLDFEPEPNRHLDIKRHHHKFSSRLDDFIRLSNSVVCTPGGIGTMLEFFFVWQLIQVKHATPRPIVLLGKAFWEGMLDWMRSEPLARGLMGESDFGIIHIVDTPEEVFEIISAHHKEFRARVGHVGEPT; encoded by the coding sequence ATGTCCAACAGTAATAAAAACAAGAGCCCCAAAAAGGTTAATAAGCCGGCGGCAAAGAGCAGCACGCTACGAACAGCTGCTCGCCCAACGCCGCGCGTTCCCGGTTCAGGCCGGGCGGGAAAGGGGAGTCGCAGTGAACGACGCAAGCATCTCGATGAACGGCTTCGGCTGCTCTATCAACGAGCGTTACTGATAGAGAACGAGCTTAAGAAACTCGATGAGAACCGCTTCTATCGTGCCTGCATCTTCGGCAGTGCTCGTATTAAGCCAGATACCAAGCAGTACATTGATGTATTTGAGTTGGCACGTTACCTCGGATGGGAGGGGATCGATGTATTGACCGGTGGTGGCCCAGGGCTCATGGAGGCTGCTAATATGGGAGCCCGTCTTGGGTGCGAAGAGAAGAAGACTAAGAGCCTTTCATACGGACTATCAATTCAGCTAGATTTTGAGCCAGAGCCTAATCGCCACCTCGATATCAAGCGCCATCACCATAAGTTCTCCTCCCGTCTTGATGACTTTATTCGCCTTTCGAACTCAGTAGTATGTACGCCGGGTGGAATCGGTACGATGCTGGAGTTCTTCTTCGTCTGGCAGCTAATACAGGTTAAGCACGCAACACCCCGCCCAATTGTGCTTCTTGGTAAGGCTTTCTGGGAAGGTATGCTTGATTGGATGCGGAGTGAGCCCCTAGCCCGCGGATTAATGGGAGAGAGCGATTTCGGAATTATTCATATAGTTGATACTCCAGAAGAGGTGTTTGAGATCATCTCTGCGCACCACAAGGAATTTAGGGCCCGTGTGGGCCATGTCGGAGAGCCAACGTAA
- a CDS encoding YraN family protein, with translation MKRNWRSGRLEADIIALDKRTIAIIEVKTRHERLEERYPAYNAVTPDKRSRLEALSRSFIRNNGPFFRRYGIKGHQIDIIEVYYRRASFGRRVATNIKWHRNIPQG, from the coding sequence CTGAAACGCAACTGGCGAAGTGGTCGACTTGAGGCTGATATAATAGCCCTCGATAAGCGCACTATCGCGATCATCGAGGTAAAGACCAGGCATGAGCGGTTAGAGGAGCGATATCCTGCTTATAACGCCGTGACGCCAGACAAGCGCTCGCGCCTAGAGGCGCTCTCTCGCAGTTTTATAAGAAATAACGGCCCATTCTTTCGCCGCTACGGGATTAAGGGCCACCAAATAGATATTATCGAGGTATACTACCGCCGGGCCTCCTTCGGTCGACGTGTAGCCACAAACATTAAGTGGCACCGCAACATTCCCCAAGGCTAA
- a CDS encoding ribonuclease HII → MLICGVDEAGRGPLAGPVVAAAVVYHDDYINPAIKDSKLMRPQQREALYEHICATALSWSIIAVGPRRIEQINILQATRLAMRLAVERIQADLVLIDGNQPIVCQLPQRTVIGGDRLHVQISAASILAKVWRDRLMVDLGQRYPGYGFEKHAGYPTPAHKQAILELGPCRIHRRTFAGVSGFLSPSINSDRMQVLSIASLGPQEMLAHGGSE, encoded by the coding sequence ATGCTTATATGTGGAGTTGATGAGGCCGGTCGTGGCCCTCTAGCGGGACCGGTCGTTGCGGCTGCTGTCGTTTACCATGACGACTATATAAATCCCGCCATAAAAGACTCTAAGCTTATGCGCCCGCAACAAAGGGAGGCGCTCTACGAACATATCTGTGCGACTGCGCTCTCGTGGTCGATTATCGCAGTAGGACCGAGAAGGATCGAGCAGATTAATATACTTCAGGCCACCAGATTAGCTATGCGGCTAGCGGTTGAGCGGATACAGGCGGACCTAGTTCTGATTGATGGCAACCAGCCGATCGTCTGCCAGCTTCCGCAACGTACGGTTATTGGCGGGGACCGCTTGCACGTTCAGATCTCGGCCGCTTCGATTTTGGCCAAGGTGTGGCGTGATCGCTTAATGGTGGACCTCGGCCAACGTTACCCAGGTTATGGATTTGAAAAACATGCCGGCTATCCAACCCCTGCACACAAACAAGCTATCCTGGAGCTAGGGCCATGCCGCATACATCGACGAACGTTCGCTGGCGTATCTGGTTTTTTAAGCCCATCTATCAACTCAGATCGTATGCAAGTTCTTTCTATCGCAAGCTTAGGGCCGCAAGAGATGTTGGCCCATGGGGGGAGCGAATAG
- the mreC gene encoding rod shape-determining protein MreC, producing MVNSYFSGISERFSVLGRVTLSSFCLLCAAFFLTAYSSRHPEVARSGGVLVSEVVAPIHSAIVIARSGGQNLWFRYLYLVGAATENGSLREQLQRTEGALAAISEVRQENNRLRAILQFSSNTSLEGVVAAVIGEEPSGWVRGILINRGTSSGVMVGMAAVHARGVVGQVIAAGPNSARILLIDDHSSGVDAIVQESRVRAIVAGTGPSSCELKYITNESAIRPGEIVVTSGMDRIYPKGLILGTVISAHQNNALLFQTVQLKPAVDFAKLEEVLIIASEQVTETQSPLPLPKLASSGKASPIRRRS from the coding sequence ATGGTAAATAGTTACTTCTCAGGCATATCAGAACGGTTTTCGGTCTTAGGGCGAGTGACGCTCTCATCGTTTTGCTTGTTGTGTGCCGCATTTTTTCTCACAGCCTACAGTTCAAGACACCCTGAGGTTGCACGCTCTGGAGGGGTACTGGTTTCGGAGGTTGTGGCCCCAATTCACTCTGCTATCGTGATTGCGCGTAGTGGCGGCCAAAACCTCTGGTTTCGCTATCTTTACCTGGTAGGTGCTGCAACAGAGAACGGCTCCTTGCGTGAGCAGTTGCAGCGCACAGAGGGCGCTCTTGCAGCTATCAGTGAGGTACGCCAGGAAAACAATAGACTGAGAGCGATACTTCAATTTTCATCCAATACGTCATTAGAAGGTGTCGTTGCCGCAGTTATTGGGGAAGAGCCTAGCGGATGGGTGCGAGGCATACTCATTAATAGAGGAACCTCGAGTGGAGTTATGGTTGGGATGGCGGCAGTGCACGCACGTGGTGTGGTTGGACAGGTGATAGCAGCGGGGCCAAATTCAGCACGCATTCTTCTGATAGACGACCACTCAAGTGGAGTTGATGCCATAGTTCAGGAGAGCCGCGTGCGCGCGATAGTTGCCGGAACAGGACCCTCTAGCTGTGAACTTAAGTACATAACCAATGAATCTGCGATACGGCCAGGCGAGATCGTTGTTACCTCTGGAATGGATCGTATTTATCCTAAGGGGTTAATTCTAGGCACGGTTATCTCGGCGCACCAAAATAACGCGCTGCTATTTCAGACCGTCCAACTAAAACCAGCCGTAGACTTTGCCAAGCTTGAAGAGGTGCTGATCATAGCTAGCGAGCAGGTGACAGAAACTCAGAGCCCACTGCCCCTTCCTAAGCTGGCCTCCTCTGGTAAGGCCAGTCCTATTAGGAGAAGATCGTGA